TGGCTTGACACTCTTGGCACATTCCATATAACTGCATAGAATGAGAAGTAATTTTGAAATTATTTACTTTTGCAATATTATCTTGTCGTTTTTCTATTTCTTCGTCTAAAAATTCAATAATTTTACCACAGGCTGTACAAATTAAATGATCATGATGTGCTTTTAGGTTTGCTTCATATTTTTTACCCTCAGTACCAAAAGCGATAGAAGTAATTAATTTTACATCTTCTAAAAAAGAAAGTGCTCTGTAAACAGTTGCAATTCCAATATTAGACTCTTTATATGCAGATTTAATATGGTTATAAACATCTTCCGCTGTTAAATGTTCTTCAACACTCATAAGTACTCTAAGAACAATCTCACGTTGTTCAGTGTATTTTAAACCTTTTTGTTTAACAATTATTTTTAGTTGTTCTATTACTTCGTCATGTTTTGACATTTAAAGCCTTTATTATTGATATGTCTGTATTAGTATAACCAAAGATGAGAAAAAAAGAAAGTTAATTTTATGCTTTGATTTTCTCTTTAGTTTTATTACTTACTTTATTTTTTTTCTGATATAACATATGATGCCACAATGCAAAACCACAAAAAGCAGCTCCTGCTATAATATGTGTTTTTTTTGCCAGTTTATTTTTCATAAACATTGATGTTACCACAGTAGCACCTAAGGTTGCGCTCATTGCAATTTTTGCAGCTTCTCTTTGAATTTCTAAATCAAGTCCCATCTTTACGTCTCCTTTTACTTCTTTTAATCATAACTTTTGCACTTCCTTCAAGTGTTTTAATGCTTAAAGCAAAAGTTAAAATAGTAGCTAGGTGTAAAATAAATGGCATAAACTTCCTTTTGATAATAATAATCAGAATTCTATCTAAGAAAACTTAAATAGGAGAATGCCTTTTAAATTAAACTACTTGTCTTTATTTAACTTAACACCTTTAATTGAATTTAATAATAAGGCAATGGTTGTTCCATTATGTAAAACAGCTGTAACAATGGGCGTAAAAAATCCCAAAGTAGCCCCCGCTAAAATAACTGAATTTACAGCCACGGTTGTATTAAAATTGTTGTTAATTAACTTCATTGTTTTATTTGCAAATTCTTTTGCTTCAACTACTGCTTCAATATCATCTTTTAATAAAGAAACATCAGCAGTAGCTTTTGCGATATCAGCGCCCTTACTCATAGATATACCTACATGAGCAGAAATTAAAGCAGGTGCATCATTAATACCATCACCAATAAATGCGACCTGATGCCCTTCTTTCATTAATTCTTTTACTATTCTTGCTTTATCTGTAGGTAAGAGACCAGCATATACTTTATCAATTCCTAATTCACCAGAAATTAATTCAGCTTTTTCTTTAGTATCCCCTGTAAGCATAATAATATTTTTAACACCAAGCGTTCTTAAACGAGCAAGTGCTTCTTTTGTATTGTGTCTTAAGTGATCTGCTAAACCAATAGTTCCTAATAATTTCCCATCGTAAGAAATATACAGCAAGGTTCGTCCATCTTCTAAAGACTTTTCTATGGCTTTTTTATGCTTAGAAAAAGGAATCTTTTCATCATCTTCTAAAAAATGTCTTGAGCCTATAATCACTGTTTTTCCATTTACTTCTGTTTTAACACCATGGGCCACAATAAATTCGACTTCTTCATGATGCATATGTACAAAACCTTTTTGTTTTGCAGCTTTTACAACCGCTTCTGCAACAGGATGAAAATAATGTTCTTCTGTACTGGCTGTTAAATTTAAAATATCATCTTCGCTCCAGGCTTTGTCATAAGAATCAATAGACATAACTTCTAGTTCCCCTGAGGTTAATGTTCCCGTTTTATCAAAAATAAATGTATCTGCAATACCTAATGCTTCAACTGCTTTTGCGCCTTTAATCATTATTCCATCATTCCCCGCTTTTGAAATAGTTGATTTAAATGCCACCGGTGTTGCTAGTTTTAAAGCACAAGAATAATCTGCTTGTAAAACAGAAGCTACACGTTCAAAATCACTGGAAATTACATAAGAGAGACCAGCTAAACCCAAGGTTACTGGTACCAATTTATTTGCAAGTTTTGTTGCTTTTAACTGTACTGAACTTTGTTCGTTTAAAGAGTTTTCTATATAGTGTTTAATTCTTTGTGTTGCGGTATCATTACCAACACATTCTGCCCATATTTTTAAACGGCCATCTTCAATAACAGTACCAGAGATTACTCTATCCCCTCTACTTTTAGAAATAGGTTCTGCTTCTCCTGTCATAGATACTTGATTAACAGATGCTTCGCCTGAAACAACATGTCCATCAATGGGAATAGTACTTCCAGCTCCAACAACAATGATATCACCAATTTTGATATCTTCTGTAGGAATTAGATTTTCTACAATTTTTCCATTTTCTTGCGTTTGTAACCAGGCTTCTTTTACATTTGGTTTTGATAACTCTTTTAATAAATCATCACTTTTATGTACTGTGGTTTCTTCTATATATTCGCCAAGCTCTAACATTGCATTGGTTGAATTTGCAGCCAAATAATCTTTTCTAAATACAGATACTGCAACGGCAGCACTTTCTAGAACCTTAGAAGTTAAACCTTCGCTAAATAATTCTTTAGTTCCATCTATTAACATAGGAGCAGCTGCCCCTATAGTTAAAGAAGCTTTCAAAAAATCATTTGAAATAAAACGCTCTGAAATTAAAGCCGAAGATGCACGAATAACACCATTTAGTGTAGGAGCATCTTCTTTTACATACGCCAAACTAAGTGAATTATAAGAACCATCGTTTAATAAATCATCAAGAGATAATTTATCTAGAATAGTTTCAATTTCGTAACACACTTCAATATCTTCTATATTAAAAATGATAGAAGAGGCTTTTTTATTTACGCGTACTTTATTAACCCCTTTAATTTTTGATAAATAAGAAGATAAAATATTGTCATCAATAAATTCTTCTTTTAACAAATTAAAACGGTATCTAACTCGTGATGCTGTTTGGTGGACTTTTTTAAAAGTATTGCTCATTTTATTTTACTCGCCTGATTCGTCCATTTGAGCCCGTGCATCTTCATATCTTTCTTTTAGCTCTTCCATTCCAGCTTGAAAAAGTTCACTACCTTTTGCTGCTGCATTCATCATTTTTTCTTGTGCACCTTTATTGGTTAAAAGAAAAGTCACGGCAGCACCAATAAGTGCTCCTTTTAAAAAATCACCTTGAGAAAAACCGCTAAGAGGATTTTGTACGTCTGAAGTATTATTATTTTGCGCTACATTATTTTGATTAATATAAGGATTAATTTGTGTATTTTTTGTTGTTCTAGAGTTTTCTATATTATTATCATATTTTTGCATTATTTTGCCTCATCTTGTGCATTGAATTTTTCATCTAAAATCTCAAGCGCATAAATACCAGCCATTCCAATAGAAATAGCACTTAACGCTTTCATTAAACCGCCTTTTTGACCAAGGTAATTAGAAGTAGCAATTGCAGCACCTGTAGCAATTGCCCCTTGAGATGTTTTTTTAATAGTATCTTTTAAAGCAAAGGTAGGTTTAACTTTTTTTTCCATAACTTTTTTATAATTAATGGTTCCAGAAATAAGTGCGGATGCTACGGCACCACTAACAATATGACCTAAAACATTTCTTTCATCACCCGTATTAATTAACAGTTCTTTCATTAACTTTCTTCCTTAGCTTTAACTTTTCGTACACGTTTTTTAGGTTCTTCTAAAAAAGTATTATCACTTGTTTCATTTTCAGATGTAAGCTCTTCTTTGCTTGTCATGATTTTATTTTTAACTTCATTTACAAGTTCTTTACTTTTTTCTAATGATGAACAGGCCAATGCTTTTGATTTATCAACAACCTTACATGCTTGTTCTTGTAGTTTATCGCTTTTAGTAAAAGCAACCACTGCTCCTGCGCCTAACGCCAATCCTAATATAAATGGTAATGCCATAACTTACTCCTCATTTTTATTTAAATAAGTACTTAAAAAAGCACTTGATGCTGCACCTAGAGCAGCGCCTGAAACCATTGAAACATTCATTTTCCCTAATAACTGTGTTATTTTATCTTGATCAATATTTCCTGTTGCAATATCTTCTAATAAGTTTTGATACTCACTTGCTTTATTCATCATTTCTTCAGGATTAAACAAAGCAGAACCTGCATCTTTGTTGTAGTACTCTTTTACACAATTCCTAAACAAAGGAAGATGATTATTATAAGAAGCAGCTTGTAAACGATATAAAACATCTTTTACATCTTCTTCTTGGATATATTTTAGTAAATCATCGTACATTTTAATATTTACTATTTCTGTAGCAACTCCTACTTCACAACATTCTATATACGTGTTAGGTACAGTAAGTTTATTTGTCCAGTCATTAAGAGGTACATCAATTTCATATTTTTCAAGCAAAGAAATTAAAACAGAATAATGAACAGCTTCTGCTTGTTTAATACTTGAAAATGGCTCAATATCACCTAAATTTTCAAGTATTGCACTATAGGTTTCATACGCTTGCATTTCATCATAAACAGCAATTCTTAGAACTTGTGAAAGTGCGGTTTCACTCAAGTTCAAATCTACACGTTTTTGCTCTAAATATGAAAAATCAAGTTTTTCAACATTTTCATTATTCAACACTAGATCTTCTAAGTTTTCATTTGTTTCCAAATCTTGTGTAAAGGAACTCTCTTTTTCAAAAGTATTTGTTTTCAACTAAATAACCTCCTTTGCTAATGCATTCATCATTGAAGTAATTTCTTCAAGATTCTCACCCTTAATTAAATCTTCCCATAAAGACGAAGGGAAAATAACAGGATCATAGATAATAGTTACTGAACCAATTATTTTTTTAACTTTGATACTGGTGATACCATTGATTTTTTCAGGTATATTTTCTATGTCTTTAATCGTTATAGAAGAACTTTCATTTTTAATTTTTGAAGAAACTCTTACTCTTAATCGTCCAGGGGTGTGAGCAATTACGCTAAAATAACCAGCAATCTTTATAATGTCTTCTGTTTTAATCAATCTATATCCTTCTTATTCTTCAATATTTCCCGTATTCATCTTAAGTGGTGCTTAATATCTACTTAGAATCATTATCAATAATGACTTCTTTGTATATCACTTTATTTCTTCCCGTATTTTTTGCTTCATATAAAGCAGCATCGCATCGTTTATACACAGCAGAATACGTTTCCCCTTTTTCACAAAAAGTACAACCAATAGATATACTAATATCGATATTTATTTCTTCGTAAACAAAGTCATGTGTATCAACTATTGTTCTTATTCTGTTTGCTATACTAATAATATTATTACTGGAATAATCATTAATTAAAATCAAAAATTCTTCTCCTCCAAAACGTCCTAAAAGGTCTTCTTTTGACAATTCTTTCGAAATAAGAGATATCATATTTTTTAGAATAAAATCACCTGCTGGATGACCGTAAGTATCATTGACTTTTTTAAAATGATCAATATCTAAAATAAGAAAACAAAAGTCTCGTTTTTCAAGCCAGCGTTTAATATATGTTGTAATCGTATTTTTGTTGTAAGCATTAGTAAGTTCATCAATAGAAGCTTTATTTTCTAATGTCATTATTTTTTTATTTACTGCTGAAACATCGTTCATACATATAAGATAATTCTTAATATCCAAACGTGTAATATCAAAAGTAAAATATTTATTGTCTTCATCGATACATTTAAGCTGGGCAGGAACTTCTAAGGTTCCATACTTCTGTGCAACACGTATTAAGTTTGCGCTGGATGTTTCATCTAATAAAGCAATATTTGTCATAAAAGAGTCTTCTGAGTGAAAAATATCATTAAACTTTTGATTGGTACTTTGAATTTTATTACCATCTGTAATAAGAATAATATTTTTTTGACTGTCAAGAACAGATTGCAAAAAATCTTTTTCTTTTTGTAATTTTAAACTTTGTTGATAATTAATATGTTTAAACATTTGATTCATTTTTCGTGATAAATACGAAATTTCATCATCATAATCAACTTTCAATTCCAAACTGGGACTTTCATTCTTTGAGGCTTTTTTTACCATAGTGGTTATGTATTCGATTCGGGAAGTAAATAACTTTTGCATAAACACATAAAAAATAAGCAAAACAATAACAATCATGATTAGAAATACCATTAAAGTAATTTCAATATTATTCAATAAAAAATCAAAAATTTGTCTGTTACTTTTCATGCGGATGTAAAAACTCTTTTTTTCAAGATCATCGTATAGTTTTATATATGAAAAAACTTGGTCTTTACTTATCTTTTGAATATCATAGTATATTTTTTTACCAAAGAAACTCAATTCTTTAATATTTTTATCATCGTAAAAAGAAATTAAGGAAATATATTCTTGTAATAATTCCCCAATTTCATTTAACAAAGTAGCGTCTAGGGTTCTTGCTATAAAAACATATCCAATATGTTCATTTTTATACAATAATTTCTCAAGAACAAAAATTGTTTTTTCGTAATTTAAGGTCATAAAAAAAACATCATTACTTTTTTTAATATAAGAAGATAAATCGTGTTTCATAAAAGTATTTAACTCTTCGGGAATAGATAAATATTCATTGGAATTAATATCAAAACTGTTTCCATATATTTGTTTTTTATTTTTATCATATAAAACAAAATAACTTAGTTTTAAGTTTTGCATTAAATCATCTCTGTTAAGCATATACGCTTCAATTTCATTAACATCATTGTTTTTTACGGCTTTTGCTAAAACATCATTTAAAGAATATTCATAAGCAATACTTTTAATATGAAGGGAGGTTGAATCAAGAACATTTTGGAACTTCTTAATATTTTTTTCTATGAATTTATCTTCTAATACTTCTATCTTGTCTATTCTATTAACTAATATCATACCTACAAGGCTTATAATTAATATGACAATAGTTAGTAAAAAAAGAATAGTTTTTTTACTTATTGACATTGGCACTCACTTTTTTTACAGAAGTATAACTTAATTATATTAAATTGATATTAATTATCATTTTAAATTAGAGTGAAATATCTCTAATTTTAAAGCATAAAAAAAGGCAATTCTTAAAAGAATTGCCTTTTTTTAGCCTAAACATATTTTACTGGCAGTTTTCGCATAAACCATATATTGTCATAACATGGTTTTTTAAATCAAAGTTATTTTCTTTTGCAACTATAATTTGTTGCGATTCAATAATTTCATCTGCAAACTCAATAATTTTGTGACAAGCTGTACATATCATATGATCATGATGTAAAGAAAGATTTAATTCATAACGTTTAGTTCCATCACCAATATCCAAAGAATTTACGATACTCATTTCTTCGAAAAACTTCATTGTTCTATAAACAGTTGCTATTCCCACATCAATATTGTATTCTCTTTTTACATAAGTAACAATATCCTCAGCAGTTAAATGATCTTCACTGTAATATAAATTTTTAAGAATATAATCTTTTTGTATAGAGTTTTTAAAACCTAGTTTAGATACATGCTCTTTAAAATTTTTTAAAAATGTATCAAAAGAAATGTCATATTTTTTCACGGGGCTCGTCCTTTTTTATGCAAATATTGAAAATATACTATCAATATATTTAATAAGATATACAATTCTACTCATTTTATGCTTAACCAAATATTAATGATGATAATAATTATCGTTTTAATATTAATAATACAAATTAGATGCTATACTTCTTTATAATAAATGTAAATAAGCTTGAATATATATTTACAAAAAGATAAAGGAAAAAAATGTTAAGCCTAGCATTATTTGGAACAGTTGCAAGAAGTGCTCTTATTGGAGCCATTGTAACTAAAGCCATTGATACTTTAGTCATATCAAAAATAAACAATAAAATGGAAACAAAAAGATGGTTAAGAACAACTAAACTTGAACTGTTTTCGAAAATATCAGAAGATTTATTGTCTTTAGATAATACAAATATTAATGAAAATATTAGAAGTATTAAACAAAATACAGCAAAAATCGTTTTATTGTTGGAAAATAAAAATTTAATACGAAAAATTGATGAGCATATTTTAGCCCTTCATAAACTAAGCAATAAAAAATTTGTTAATGAAGAAAAATTCGATAATCAAATTAAAATAATAGCAATGGATTTTATTATGTTGTTAAATAAAAATATTCAAAGAATATAAGTAAGTCTAATCAAATTTCAATCAAAACGATAATTATTATCACTATTAAGTTTAAATAAAGATTCTTTATGTTTTAATTCTACATAAAATTATTAATAACCAAAGGAATAATATGAACAAAACAAAATTAATTGCTGCTTCAATTAGTATCGCTGCTGTATTGGCATTCTCTGGATGTACTACAAACAATATGTCAATGAATGACTCGAGTAAGACTTTAGTAGGTACCTATACTAATATTGCTACAAAAAATTATTCAGATGCATTAAAAGATGCAGTTACTTTAAGATTTCAAATTGATGCATTTGCTACAAACCCTACAGATGCAAATTTAGCAAAAGCTAAAAAAGCATGGTTAGCTTCAAGAGAATCTTATGGACAAACAGAAATTTTTAGACTTTCAAATGGTCCAATTGATGCTGAAGAAGGTTGGATTGCTGAAGCATATGGTTCTTTAGAAGGACAATTAAATGCTTGGCCTTTAGATGAAAATATGATTGATTACACAACAGATGCTTCAGGTGTACGAACATCTGGAAATATTATTGATACAAAAGGTTCTTTTAATCCAGGCGGTGAAGATTCTTCAGCTGTAAATATTAAAAAAATCACAGTAAAAGCCTTAACTGCATTAAATGAAAATGGTGGAGATGCAAATGTTGCAACTGGATACCATGCTGTTGAGTTTATTTTATGGGGACAAGATCAAGATTATTCTAACTTTATTAAAGATGGTATTACTTCTGGTGATTTAGCAGCAGGTCAACGACCATTAAGTGACTTTACTACTGATAAAGGTGCAAAAAGAAGATTAGCATTCTTAAAAGCTGCAAGTGAAAAAATTGTTCAAGATTTAAGCGTAGTTTCTTCAGCTTGGGCAAATAATGGTACTTATGCACAAGCATTAAACTCTAAATTAAGCGGTGATGATGCAAATAAAAACATTGATAGAAAAACTGCTTTAACTCAAATTTTTGCAGGAATGGGTGTATTTATTAAATCAGAATTAGCAAATGAAAGAATTGCTGTTGCTGTATTAACACCATCAGAAGAAGATGAGCATTCTTGTTTTTCTGACAATACACACAGAGATATTGCACAAAATTATCAAGGTTTCAAAAATATCTTAACAGGTACTTATGAAGGTCATTCATATGGAAAAGCTCCAATTGATGCACTGGATGCAGCTACAAGAGCTAAGGTTGAAACATTAATGTCTTCAATTGAAGATAAAATTGAATCAATTAACATAATTGCTGAAACGTCAAGACATTTTGATAAACAAATCAGAGCAAATGATCCTCAATCTATTGTAATTGTAAAATTAAAAAATGAAATGAGAAAATTAGGTGATCAAATGATTAATGTTGCAAATGCAAATGGAATCCAATTATCAGTAGAAGATGTTACTGATGCAGACGAAACAAAAATGTAAATGAGAGTTAACGCTCATATATTAAGCCTTGTGACATTCTTTGTCACAGGGCTTTTTGCATTTGATACAAATTATTATACTCACCCATCTAAAAATGCATTTACCACCCCTTATTCCAATTTAAGTAATACTGAAATTGATACAGCAATGCTTGGAAAAAGTTTTTTTAAAGTTCCTTGGATTTTAGCCCCAGGCGCAACTACTGCTAGAGATGGTTTAGGTCCTTTATTTAATGCAAATACCTGTATTTCCTGTCATCCCAATAATGCCCTTGGTTCTGTTTATAATAAAAAGAATATTTCAAGAGCAATGGTTATTAGACTCTCAATTCCTAATTCAAAAAAAGATTTATCTTATTTACAAAGAGGCTTTACACCTGAACCTACTTATGGGGCACAAATAGCAATTAATGGCACCCATGACGTTCCTTTTGAGGGGAAACTAAACATATCTTATGAAAATATTTACTCTACCTATCAAGATGGGCAAACAGTAGTATTGAGAAAACCTATCTATTCCTTAAAAGATTTAAATTATGGTCCTTTACATAAAGATACTATTATATCTATACGAAAAGCTCCTGCTCTTGTTGGGCTTGGATTAATAAACCTTTTAAGTGATGATGAAATATTGAAAAATCAAGATATTTATGATGAAAATAATGATGGCATATCAGGAGTTGCTAATATCGTTTATTCAATAAAAGATAAAAAATTTATGATAGGAAAATATACCTATAAAGCAAGTGCTCCCAGTGTAGTACATCAAAGTGCTGCTGCTTTTATTAATGATATGGGACTAACGAGTTCTTATTTTCCAAGGGACAATTGTACAAAGTTCCAAATAAAGTGTAAAAATGCACCAAAAGGTAGACATAAATTAGATGTTCCCGATTTAAGATTAAATGCAGTTGCTTTTTATCTAAAACATCTAAAAGTACCTCTTGTAAAGACTAAAAACATACAAGGTGAAAAACTTTTTGCAAGCATTGGTTGTATATCCTGTCATGTAAGTGAACTAAAAACAAAAAACAATTTAATCATAAAACCTTTTTCTGATTTTTTGTTGCATGATATGGGTAAAGGGTTAAGTGATGGAAGAAGTGAATATAAAGCAGGTCCGCAAGAATGGAGAACTGCCCCTTTATGGGGTATTAATTCTTATAAAAAAGCGATAAAAAAGAACGTCGATTATTTACACGATGGAAGAGCTTCTACAATTGAAGAAGCCATTTTATGGCACGATGGTGAGGCAAAAAAAAGCAAAGAAGCATTTAGAAGCCTTAATGAAAAAAACAGACAATACTTATTAAAGTATATAAAGGAACTCTAGTGAAAAAGATATTTATAATACTCTTTATTGCGCTTGTTAATCTTAGTGCGCAAACAAATGTAATGCAAGATTTATTAAAAAATGTTTTAATAAAAAATACCCAAGACAGTATAAATAAAACAGAAAAATTTATTAAAGATTTAGAAGAAAATAAAGAACTTGATGTATTAAAAAATGACTTTTCTAAGCTTTTAATATCTTGGAAAAAAGTTGAAGCATTTTATGTTGCAGCAGATCTTAATGAAGATAATATTGACACCCCAAGATATATTGATATTTTTCATAATTTAAAAGAAAATTTAAAAGAACATATGGACAGAGTTGTAGCTTCTAAAGACAGCTTGGATTTAGCTATGTTTAAACATTCTTATAAAACAGTAAATGCCTTAGAAATCATTTTATTTGATGAATCTTTTACCCAAAGACACAGAAATATTTCAAAAATGATACTTGAAAATATTCTTCTAAGATTAAATCAAATTAATCATGTTTATCTTAATGACAGTGAAAGATTCTTACAAGAGTTTAAATGGAGCAATGATGTTATTATAAATATTTTAATTGACTCATCTTTTAAATTAAGAGATTGGAGAGTTGGTGATGTTGCAGGTTTATCAAGAAAGTACAGAGGAAAAAGTGATAATAGAAGAGCAGAATATTTTCTTAGCCAAAATTCCCTTCTTGTTATTAAAGCTATTTTAGACTCTCACAAAGAAGTAATGAATTCAGACACTTATGATTTTGGGGATATGCTTAATGACAATGATTATAAAAAAGAAGTTATATTAATTAGAAAGAGCATTCAAAGCGCTCAAGATAATTTAAAATATATTAAAAATGATGACTTTACAAAAAAGAATGTAAAAATACTTTACAAATCTTT
The genomic region above belongs to Campylobacteraceae bacterium and contains:
- a CDS encoding heavy metal translocating P-type ATPase; the encoded protein is MSNTFKKVHQTASRVRYRFNLLKEEFIDDNILSSYLSKIKGVNKVRVNKKASSIIFNIEDIEVCYEIETILDKLSLDDLLNDGSYNSLSLAYVKEDAPTLNGVIRASSALISERFISNDFLKASLTIGAAAPMLIDGTKELFSEGLTSKVLESAAVAVSVFRKDYLAANSTNAMLELGEYIEETTVHKSDDLLKELSKPNVKEAWLQTQENGKIVENLIPTEDIKIGDIIVVGAGSTIPIDGHVVSGEASVNQVSMTGEAEPISKSRGDRVISGTVIEDGRLKIWAECVGNDTATQRIKHYIENSLNEQSSVQLKATKLANKLVPVTLGLAGLSYVISSDFERVASVLQADYSCALKLATPVAFKSTISKAGNDGIMIKGAKAVEALGIADTFIFDKTGTLTSGELEVMSIDSYDKAWSEDDILNLTASTEEHYFHPVAEAVVKAAKQKGFVHMHHEEVEFIVAHGVKTEVNGKTVIIGSRHFLEDDEKIPFSKHKKAIEKSLEDGRTLLYISYDGKLLGTIGLADHLRHNTKEALARLRTLGVKNIIMLTGDTKEKAELISGELGIDKVYAGLLPTDKARIVKELMKEGHQVAFIGDGINDAPALISAHVGISMSKGADIAKATADVSLLKDDIEAVVEAKEFANKTMKLINNNFNTTVAVNSVILAGATLGFFTPIVTAVLHNGTTIALLLNSIKGVKLNKDK
- a CDS encoding YtxH domain-containing protein, which produces MMQKYDNNIENSRTTKNTQINPYINQNNVAQNNNTSDVQNPLSGFSQGDFLKGALIGAAVTFLLTNKGAQEKMMNAAAKGSELFQAGMEELKERYEDARAQMDESGE
- a CDS encoding transcriptional repressor — protein: MSKHDEVIEQLKIIVKQKGLKYTEQREIVLRVLMSVEEHLTAEDVYNHIKSAYKESNIGIATVYRALSFLEDVKLITSIAFGTEGKKYEANLKAHHDHLICTACGKIIEFLDEEIEKRQDNIAKVNNFKITSHSMQLYGMCQECQAKD
- a CDS encoding imelysin translates to MKKIFIILFIALVNLSAQTNVMQDLLKNVLIKNTQDSINKTEKFIKDLEENKELDVLKNDFSKLLISWKKVEAFYVAADLNEDNIDTPRYIDIFHNLKENLKEHMDRVVASKDSLDLAMFKHSYKTVNALEIILFDESFTQRHRNISKMILENILLRLNQINHVYLNDSERFLQEFKWSNDVIINILIDSSFKLRDWRVGDVAGLSRKYRGKSDNRRAEYFLSQNSLLVIKAILDSHKEVMNSDTYDFGDMLNDNDYKKEVILIRKSIQSAQDNLKYIKNDDFTKKNVKILYKSLDNLHVTYYKTLVSALGVTSKILDADGD
- a CDS encoding thiol oxidoreductase, whose protein sequence is MRVNAHILSLVTFFVTGLFAFDTNYYTHPSKNAFTTPYSNLSNTEIDTAMLGKSFFKVPWILAPGATTARDGLGPLFNANTCISCHPNNALGSVYNKKNISRAMVIRLSIPNSKKDLSYLQRGFTPEPTYGAQIAINGTHDVPFEGKLNISYENIYSTYQDGQTVVLRKPIYSLKDLNYGPLHKDTIISIRKAPALVGLGLINLLSDDEILKNQDIYDENNDGISGVANIVYSIKDKKFMIGKYTYKASAPSVVHQSAAAFINDMGLTSSYFPRDNCTKFQIKCKNAPKGRHKLDVPDLRLNAVAFYLKHLKVPLVKTKNIQGEKLFASIGCISCHVSELKTKNNLIIKPFSDFLLHDMGKGLSDGRSEYKAGPQEWRTAPLWGINSYKKAIKKNVDYLHDGRASTIEEAILWHDGEAKKSKEAFRSLNEKNRQYLLKYIKEL
- a CDS encoding GGDEF domain-containing protein, coding for MILVNRIDKIEVLEDKFIEKNIKKFQNVLDSTSLHIKSIAYEYSLNDVLAKAVKNNDVNEIEAYMLNRDDLMQNLKLSYFVLYDKNKKQIYGNSFDINSNEYLSIPEELNTFMKHDLSSYIKKSNDVFFMTLNYEKTIFVLEKLLYKNEHIGYVFIARTLDATLLNEIGELLQEYISLISFYDDKNIKELSFFGKKIYYDIQKISKDQVFSYIKLYDDLEKKSFYIRMKSNRQIFDFLLNNIEITLMVFLIMIVIVLLIFYVFMQKLFTSRIEYITTMVKKASKNESPSLELKVDYDDEISYLSRKMNQMFKHINYQQSLKLQKEKDFLQSVLDSQKNIILITDGNKIQSTNQKFNDIFHSEDSFMTNIALLDETSSANLIRVAQKYGTLEVPAQLKCIDEDNKYFTFDITRLDIKNYLICMNDVSAVNKKIMTLENKASIDELTNAYNKNTITTYIKRWLEKRDFCFLILDIDHFKKVNDTYGHPAGDFILKNMISLISKELSKEDLLGRFGGEEFLILINDYSSNNIISIANRIRTIVDTHDFVYEEINIDISISIGCTFCEKGETYSAVYKRCDAALYEAKNTGRNKVIYKEVIIDNDSK
- a CDS encoding transcriptional repressor, which codes for MKKYDISFDTFLKNFKEHVSKLGFKNSIQKDYILKNLYYSEDHLTAEDIVTYVKREYNIDVGIATVYRTMKFFEEMSIVNSLDIGDGTKRYELNLSLHHDHMICTACHKIIEFADEIIESQQIIVAKENNFDLKNHVMTIYGLCENCQ
- a CDS encoding DUF2202 domain-containing protein, encoding MKTNTFEKESSFTQDLETNENLEDLVLNNENVEKLDFSYLEQKRVDLNLSETALSQVLRIAVYDEMQAYETYSAILENLGDIEPFSSIKQAEAVHYSVLISLLEKYEIDVPLNDWTNKLTVPNTYIECCEVGVATEIVNIKMYDDLLKYIQEEDVKDVLYRLQAASYNNHLPLFRNCVKEYYNKDAGSALFNPEEMMNKASEYQNLLEDIATGNIDQDKITQLLGKMNVSMVSGAALGAASSAFLSTYLNKNEE
- a CDS encoding imelysin, whose protein sequence is MNKTKLIAASISIAAVLAFSGCTTNNMSMNDSSKTLVGTYTNIATKNYSDALKDAVTLRFQIDAFATNPTDANLAKAKKAWLASRESYGQTEIFRLSNGPIDAEEGWIAEAYGSLEGQLNAWPLDENMIDYTTDASGVRTSGNIIDTKGSFNPGGEDSSAVNIKKITVKALTALNENGGDANVATGYHAVEFILWGQDQDYSNFIKDGITSGDLAAGQRPLSDFTTDKGAKRRLAFLKAASEKIVQDLSVVSSAWANNGTYAQALNSKLSGDDANKNIDRKTALTQIFAGMGVFIKSELANERIAVAVLTPSEEDEHSCFSDNTHRDIAQNYQGFKNILTGTYEGHSYGKAPIDALDAATRAKVETLMSSIEDKIESINIIAETSRHFDKQIRANDPQSIVIVKLKNEMRKLGDQMINVANANGIQLSVEDVTDADETKM